One genomic region from Methanomassiliicoccales archaeon encodes:
- a CDS encoding radical SAM protein, whose amino-acid sequence MNRVGKLRQVAYYGLWFLKSKLGSRKPLVNTMIINYECNLRCKHCSIVAHAEELPGPKSMSYELAVKEMKEHFENGARILFFEGGEPTLWRDGRKGLKDLIIAGKEIGYFVVGYTTNGTREIDETSDVISVSLDGPKPVHEEIRGHGTFDSLMKNLERTNHSNIFANMVVTKMNMNFVKETVEVVSENHKIRGIMINFLTPPPYSIALDIQEKRKIVDLALTMKRQGYPILNTDRALKELLEENYSQKCPYWVSAFVLPDGSKYFGCPLQNTSSCEQCGFNAVREYRLITVGNLQTITQMSRRFAISKQ is encoded by the coding sequence ATGAATCGTGTCGGGAAGCTCCGCCAAGTAGCCTACTATGGATTATGGTTCTTGAAGTCAAAACTGGGATCAAGAAAACCACTCGTCAATACAATGATCATCAATTATGAGTGCAATCTTCGATGTAAACACTGCAGTATAGTTGCTCACGCTGAAGAACTGCCTGGACCAAAATCAATGAGCTATGAACTTGCAGTAAAAGAGATGAAAGAACACTTTGAGAATGGTGCCAGAATACTGTTTTTTGAAGGAGGGGAACCAACATTATGGCGTGATGGCCGTAAAGGACTAAAAGACCTTATCATCGCAGGAAAAGAAATTGGTTATTTTGTCGTCGGCTATACCACCAACGGGACGCGTGAGATTGATGAAACGAGTGACGTGATTTCGGTCAGTCTTGATGGGCCTAAACCGGTTCACGAAGAGATTCGTGGACATGGGACATTTGATTCCCTCATGAAGAATCTGGAAAGAACGAATCATTCGAACATTTTCGCCAACATGGTCGTTACGAAGATGAATATGAATTTTGTGAAAGAAACGGTTGAGGTGGTCTCGGAAAACCACAAGATACGGGGTATCATGATTAATTTTCTCACTCCGCCACCGTACTCCATTGCCCTCGACATTCAGGAGAAGCGGAAGATAGTCGATCTCGCTTTAACGATGAAAAGACAGGGGTACCCAATCCTCAACACTGATAGGGCTTTGAAGGAATTGCTGGAGGAGAATTACTCGCAGAAATGTCCCTATTGGGTATCAGCATTCGTTCTGCCTGATGGTTCCAAGTATTTTGGATGCCCGCTCCAGAACACGAGTTCATGTGAGCAGTGTGGCTTTAACGCCGTGAGGGAGTACCGACTGATCACTGTTGGCAATCTGCAGACCATTACCCAGATGTCACGTAGATTCGCAATATCGAAGCAATGA
- a CDS encoding prenyltransferase: MDTVGTSSITKWEWLKNVFRFTYTLPFVLASLTGVFTALVHTPQVVIGVFIVLDVFVLALFVNLSNDYFDHKSGADSSRFFSRDKEFERGAKEILNSKLYWSGNAFDLGYVTESEGKTLMALLAGLAILLSIPIVIHGGIIVILLGLIAFFLSYFYTAPPMNLGARGLGEFDVFLSFFMISFFSFFVTTGFFSYDAFLVALSVGLLVMNMRLVDEMSGYEAHLEAGEKDLCVRLGLRNASKLVVIIMFLIYLISVINIAISSIFYLLVFLSIPFSYKISRTLFNESDRFRYVRPAPLAFMLSFSFQLLIIIASILRIYVTSG; the protein is encoded by the coding sequence ATGGACACCGTAGGAACATCTTCGATCACGAAATGGGAATGGCTGAAAAACGTCTTCCGATTCACCTATACCCTACCGTTTGTCCTTGCATCGCTTACCGGTGTCTTCACCGCTTTGGTTCACACCCCTCAAGTCGTAATTGGTGTTTTCATTGTACTCGATGTTTTTGTTTTAGCCCTTTTTGTCAACCTCTCAAATGATTACTTTGATCATAAGAGTGGCGCTGACTCCTCAAGATTTTTCTCAAGAGATAAGGAATTTGAAAGAGGGGCGAAGGAGATATTGAATAGTAAGTTATACTGGTCTGGAAATGCGTTTGACCTCGGTTATGTTACTGAATCAGAGGGCAAAACACTCATGGCTCTTCTGGCGGGTTTAGCAATCCTTCTCTCAATTCCAATAGTCATCCACGGAGGTATTATTGTCATCCTTCTCGGCCTCATCGCATTCTTCCTAAGTTACTTTTATACAGCCCCACCCATGAACCTTGGAGCACGCGGCCTTGGTGAGTTCGACGTCTTCCTCTCTTTCTTTATGATTTCTTTCTTTTCTTTTTTTGTCACCACCGGGTTCTTTAGCTATGACGCGTTCTTGGTCGCACTTTCAGTCGGCCTCCTTGTCATGAATATGCGGTTGGTCGACGAGATGTCAGGGTATGAAGCGCATCTCGAGGCAGGAGAGAAGGACCTCTGTGTTCGCCTTGGCCTGAGAAACGCGTCGAAGTTAGTAGTCATCATTATGTTTCTCATTTATCTGATATCGGTGATCAATATTGCAATATCAAGCATTTTCTACCTACTGGTATTCCTCTCAATCCCCTTTTCATACAAGATCTCGAGAACGCTTTTCAATGAAAGTGACCGTTTCAGATATGTAAGACCCGCACCTCTCGCGTTCATGCTCTCTTTCTCATTCCAGTTGTTGATAATCATTGCTTCGATATTGCGAATCTACGTGACATCTGGGTAA
- a CDS encoding DNA methyltransferase: protein MKILTDQDYSWLPTKRTCSCKPTRLNCLSRKEISQLGSTVLNVNKRHVWKDSHPARFIPELPEKYIRLFSHPGETVLDPFCGSGTTNVVAFQLGRNSAGIDINPFSVMTTIERLRDAQTDSLPDTTHLVLEEDCRKIMEEMPDESIDLIVTSPPYFDVVNYNHEHPGQLGNIHDYSTFLSEMERAFEGMMRVLKPEKYAIVNTQDLFKKNAKCPIHSDYIQIAKKIGLELININIYILNYSTGGRLVYGYPVAYFPKNDHEYILIFKKKRT from the coding sequence ATGAAAATTCTTACAGATCAAGATTATAGCTGGCTTCCAACGAAGCGAACATGCTCATGTAAACCGACACGATTAAACTGCCTTAGCCGTAAAGAAATAAGTCAGCTCGGGTCAACTGTTCTCAATGTAAACAAAAGACATGTCTGGAAAGACTCTCACCCTGCGCGATTTATTCCTGAGCTTCCAGAGAAATACATCAGATTATTTTCACATCCTGGGGAAACAGTTCTCGATCCTTTCTGTGGTTCTGGGACCACGAATGTTGTCGCATTCCAACTGGGGCGAAACAGTGCCGGTATCGATATCAACCCTTTTTCCGTAATGACTACGATTGAGCGACTAAGGGATGCCCAAACAGATTCATTACCTGATACCACCCATTTAGTTCTCGAGGAAGATTGCAGAAAGATCATGGAGGAAATGCCCGATGAATCGATCGATCTCATTGTTACATCTCCTCCATATTTTGACGTGGTGAATTACAATCATGAACATCCTGGTCAGTTAGGGAATATTCATGATTATTCGACATTCCTTAGCGAAATGGAGAGAGCATTTGAAGGGATGATGCGCGTTTTGAAACCTGAAAAGTATGCGATAGTGAATACGCAGGATCTCTTCAAAAAAAATGCAAAATGTCCAATCCATTCGGATTATATACAGATTGCAAAGAAAATTGGTTTAGAACTCATTAATATAAATATCTACATTCTCAACTACAGCACCGGCGGTCGTCTTGTGTATGGTTATCCCGTCGCGTATTTTCCGAAAAATGATCACGAATATATATTAATCTTCAAAAAGAAGAGAACATGA
- a CDS encoding glutamate synthase-related protein has protein sequence MSAIENARSTTGTRTRVSDVSPLSGMCPLCIEECQTLCEVGKSAFRGREVLYPSPEYFGVSTAASNKDFMLDWSHFQILSELIGAWGIDPIPDKAFFENADVTTAVATHSKKPIRLKVPVTIAGLGSTAVAKRNWDGLAKGAALSGTILVIGENVCGMDPEATYTNGKVADSPDLRSRVKAYKELWDGVHGEIAVQTNVEDQRGGVDDYALSKLEVNVIERKWGQGAKSIGGEVRLSSIERAIELKKRGYIVVPDPEDKAVQEAFKSGAFKTFERHSRVGFPDARAFIEDVERLREKGAKYVFLKTGAYRPEVVAFTMKAASEAKIDLITFDGAGGGTGMSPVPMMNESSTPTIHLEAQVLRCVQILKEQGRFIPDIAIAGGFVNETQIFKSIAMSNLGDGPVVKAIAMARAPLLAVMKSNYFTRLAELKKLPKNFADEYGDNPENFFIAARDIERKFPDLKLGKDIPWGAVGLYTYFVDRLGEGLKQLMAGSRKFKLQYLSRDDIVSLTEKATKVTGIETLEGMAERVIPMILENWEDVSNRDVIRISPQMVRH, from the coding sequence GTGAGCGCGATCGAAAATGCTAGATCTACGACTGGAACACGAACACGTGTTTCTGATGTGAGCCCATTGAGTGGCATGTGTCCATTGTGCATCGAAGAATGCCAGACTCTTTGCGAGGTTGGGAAGTCTGCTTTTAGGGGAAGAGAAGTTCTCTACCCCAGTCCTGAGTATTTCGGCGTCAGTACAGCGGCATCAAACAAGGATTTCATGCTTGACTGGTCGCATTTTCAGATACTATCGGAGCTTATTGGTGCCTGGGGTATAGATCCTATACCGGACAAGGCATTCTTTGAGAATGCAGATGTTACGACTGCTGTTGCCACGCATTCCAAGAAGCCGATTAGACTTAAGGTACCAGTTACGATTGCTGGTCTTGGGTCAACTGCTGTGGCAAAGAGAAATTGGGACGGTCTTGCAAAGGGTGCCGCACTCTCCGGTACGATACTTGTTATTGGTGAGAACGTATGCGGTATGGATCCCGAAGCAACATACACCAATGGAAAAGTTGCCGACTCACCTGATCTCAGGAGCAGAGTAAAAGCATATAAGGAGCTATGGGACGGTGTACACGGGGAAATAGCAGTACAGACGAATGTTGAAGACCAGAGGGGAGGCGTTGATGACTACGCGCTCTCAAAGCTTGAAGTTAACGTTATTGAAAGAAAATGGGGCCAGGGTGCAAAGTCTATTGGTGGCGAGGTGAGACTCTCATCAATCGAGCGGGCAATTGAACTCAAGAAGAGAGGGTATATTGTTGTTCCTGATCCTGAGGATAAGGCTGTACAAGAGGCGTTCAAATCTGGTGCTTTCAAGACGTTTGAGAGGCATAGCAGAGTGGGATTTCCCGATGCGAGAGCCTTTATTGAAGACGTTGAGAGGCTGAGAGAGAAGGGCGCAAAGTATGTGTTTTTGAAGACTGGAGCCTACAGACCAGAAGTTGTCGCTTTTACAATGAAGGCTGCTTCTGAGGCAAAGATCGATTTGATCACCTTCGATGGTGCTGGGGGAGGTACAGGGATGAGCCCTGTTCCAATGATGAACGAATCGAGTACTCCGACGATCCACTTGGAAGCTCAGGTTCTCAGGTGCGTCCAGATCCTCAAGGAACAAGGTAGATTCATTCCTGATATCGCAATTGCAGGCGGATTTGTTAACGAGACACAGATTTTCAAGTCGATTGCGATGAGCAATCTTGGCGATGGACCCGTCGTAAAGGCAATTGCAATGGCACGAGCCCCGCTCCTCGCTGTTATGAAGTCAAATTACTTCACGCGCCTCGCAGAATTGAAGAAGTTGCCAAAGAATTTTGCTGATGAATATGGAGACAATCCAGAAAACTTTTTCATCGCTGCCCGGGACATCGAGAGGAAGTTCCCTGATCTAAAACTCGGCAAAGATATTCCATGGGGTGCAGTTGGACTTTACACATATTTCGTAGACAGATTGGGTGAGGGACTGAAGCAGTTGATGGCAGGCTCAAGGAAGTTCAAACTCCAGTACTTGAGCAGAGACGATATTGTCTCGTTGACGGAGAAGGCTACGAAGGTCACAGGTATTGAAACGCTTGAAGGAATGGCTGAAAGGGTCATCCCAATGATCCTTGAAAACTGGGAGGATGTTAGCAACAGAGATGTGATCAGAATTAGCCCCCAGATGGTGCGACATTAA
- a CDS encoding nitroreductase family protein: MDVYEAIKTRRSIRKYKGDIVPENVLKRILNAARLAPTTENFQPWRIVVVSDEDIKRKLVSACNNQKFIAEAPLVLVACGLPDEAYPMLGGYMNSYPVDVAIAMTHLTLAATAEGLGTCWIGSFKEEKVAEAIGAPPEAKVVAITPLGYPAEDGEKTERKNLDELVSYNKY, encoded by the coding sequence GTGGATGTGTATGAAGCGATAAAGACAAGACGAAGCATAAGGAAGTACAAAGGTGACATTGTTCCAGAGAATGTTCTCAAAAGAATCCTTAATGCAGCAAGGCTGGCACCGACAACCGAGAATTTTCAGCCATGGAGAATTGTTGTTGTAAGCGACGAGGATATAAAAAGAAAATTGGTGTCTGCCTGTAACAATCAAAAATTCATTGCGGAAGCACCGCTTGTCCTCGTTGCATGCGGTCTTCCAGATGAAGCTTATCCGATGCTTGGTGGATACATGAACAGTTATCCAGTTGATGTGGCAATTGCAATGACTCATCTCACCCTGGCTGCGACGGCAGAAGGTCTGGGAACTTGTTGGATCGGGTCATTCAAGGAAGAAAAGGTAGCAGAAGCGATCGGCGCACCTCCAGAAGCTAAAGTAGTCGCAATAACCCCACTGGGATACCCTGCTGAAGATGGTGAAAAAACTGAAAGGAAGAATTTAGACGAACTCGTATCATATAACAAATACTGA